The following coding sequences lie in one Arachis ipaensis cultivar K30076 chromosome B03, Araip1.1, whole genome shotgun sequence genomic window:
- the LOC107634265 gene encoding uncharacterized protein LOC107634265 — MRNFSKLNKMFLCFRPVLDIDDAIKPENKTLLFPKGSSKFSQGLRIMQQPPKKTIIRVFQTILNRRACQKKNRYNRINDSFGALETKSLLKSTLSTRPSTPKATLESKNLQTKQEQKRTKQTKFESYGIYLILMSLLFTVIWGKLVGIILTSMWLYLIITLCNSPSYYCSQKRLQRCSYPTGIDHRGNYGKCYSKHHN; from the exons ATGAGGAACTTCTCAAAGTTGAACAAGATGTTCCTCTGTTTTCGCCCCGTCTTGGACATCGATGACGCCATCAAGCCGGAAAACAAAACATTGTTATTTCCGAAAGGGTCCTCCAAGTTCTCTCAGGGATTGAGGATCATGCAACAACCTCCCAAGAAAACCATTATTCGAGTCTTCCAAACCATATTG AATCGAAGAGCATGCCAGAAGAAGAACCGTTACAATCGCATCAATGATTCTTTTGGCGCTTTAGAAACGAAATCTCTTCTCAAATCAACTTTGTCGACTCGTCCTTCAACTCCAAAGGCAACCTTAGAATCAAAGAATTTACAaacaaaacaagaacaaaaaagaaCAAAGCAAACCAAGTTTGAATCGTATGGAATATACTTGATTCTGATGAGTCTGTTATTCACCGTAATTTGGGGCAAGCTTGTTGGCATTATTCTAACATCAATGTGGCTATACCTTATCATCACACTTTGCAACTCACCAAGCTACTATTGCTCCCAAAAGAGGCTCCAAAGATGTTCATATCCAACAGGGATAGATCATAGGGGCAATTACGGAAAGTGCTACTCCAAGCATCATAATTAA